The proteins below are encoded in one region of Alosa sapidissima isolate fAloSap1 chromosome 24, fAloSap1.pri, whole genome shotgun sequence:
- the si:ch211-234p6.5 gene encoding uncharacterized protein si:ch211-234p6.5 isoform X3, whose protein sequence is MWWTSNEHSTERMDEQDRLSQASSVVTISSFPVRPQTGEEKVQTFGKRCYAVKRDPNCPVVIRGWLYKKDSMGLKLWKRRWFVLSEYCLFYYKDSREETVLGSIPLPSYNVLFCTPRECKNRKYTFKVVHKGMRTYFFSADTQEDMLGWVRAISQSASMDTDTTISKRCSSYQDFTEVDSTEFVHTHHNTSMRDVQTSKKTTEASTKHQGERAESQIENGGKKKIVQRSELSNKEQTDECCPPFLSVPKYFPSCPQSLSSRGQLDSRPHTPVGRVDIRPNNDLPPIPPSNKQTFGVERHAHKGSVSSQLPPLPSSRPSPNLGNPHYQSFRSQSYVCQHPATLSERYDGFQGSEMHSSKTPDNHVDAVLTKLCGCDKQLQALCVELSHLQVEKENLQAALEVSHIQRDECKYTEAQMNQKALLQEELVTLRARIYDVSMDMDYVWCQYERMESELAVFRSQLQHACHYGLHQEQHKAQKQLWMMEDILCGLRDSRNHYRLVLGLHDQPGEELTGHNVEVELNAPFAPPLTHDLWTTSPNICRAARCDSHIYSKPFSCYQEQKQDDWNQGNKIHTWPSADPTVNITRMNNTYKKDCRKEMREQEQTEGMMSYEERTDTQREASVSKPSAAEHDWRSDLDEATALPLRVTRVITATLPSTLIAHRVSVQDPPFELVNPLPEQIPQMLPKRAPSKPTRMSSQYTGLRLQEEEKSDMTAQRAVKLTRQRNELSGREASQQSRRQSTTSKEPRQGQEVDGNVNPNCEERRDQREAKLKRVERIRQRVIRSASRENHVQTGNRPTVNPIHQENKLSGSEGQVFQSTSSNIHAGDTEKSVKSLDSCHGPQKNLNHEISNNLSAQNMALTNEVGSTEKPSPSNNNRSEWFLTTCEWQGFKPLVSSGFESFCYDDTTMAELGDLSDHSSATQQDSANKQLNSRKIHISGARPRGKDNRVELLNEAYVSQDKKERIGKLCDMTTLPSMSVVMTPTANCSCDSKNSSLTKNENNKCPTDPVVSSVSSEKCLHHQLNLELSVYEEIPHVDDSSQRENSKNYKNVNSLATEHSGHEKQERKDKCVDGVIVDVMTEKNECTQSETVSCIPENSQSKIQSKSNQPVYCAIAMNGLENHSPSFLWSKVTVDSTSL, encoded by the exons AATGGATGAACAAGATAGATTGAGTCAGGCCTCCAGTGTGGTAACCATTTCTTCATTTCCTGTGAGGCCCCAG ACAGGTGAAGAGAAAGTTCAGACGTTTGGGAAAAGATGTTATGCAGTAAAAAGAGATCCTAACTGCCCTGTGGTAATCAGAGGATGGCTCTATAAAAAG GACAGTATGGGACTGAAGTTGTGGAAGCGAAGATGGTTTGTGCTCTCAGAATACTGTCTGTTCTACTATAAAG ACAGCAGGGAGGAGACGGTTTTGGGCAGCATCCCTCTGCCAAGCTACAATGTTCTCTTCTGTACCCCAAGAGAATGCAAGAACCGGAAATACACGTTTAAA gTAGTACATAAAGGCATGCGCACCTACTTCTTCAGTGCAGACACCCAGGAGGATATGCTGGGCTGGGTCAGAGCTATCAGCCAATCAGCAAGCATGGATACAGATACCACCATTTCTAA GCGTTGCTCTAGTTACCAAGACTTCACAGAGGTAGACAGCACTGAGTTTGTGCATACTCATCATAATACATCTATGAGAGATGTACAAACCAGCAAAAAAACGACTGAAGCATCAACTAAGCATCAAGGGGAAAGAGCAGAATCTCAGATAGAGAATGGAGGGAAAAAGAAGATTGTGCAAAGAAG TGAGCTGTCAAACAAAGAACAGACTGATGAATGCTGCCCACCCTTCCTCTCTGTTCCAAAATACTTTCCCTCCTGTCCACAATCCCTGAGCTCCAGGGGTCAACTAGACTCACGTCCCCACACTCCAGTTGGGAGAGTTGACATTAGACCTAATAATGACCTGCCACCAATACCACCttccaacaaacaaacatttggtgtggagagacatgcacacaag GGATCTGTGAGCAGCCAGTTGCCACCTTTACCATCTTCCCGACCCTCCCCTAATTTAGGAAACCCACATTATCAGTCCTTTCGCAGTCAGTcatatgtatgccaacatccAGCAACTCTG tctgaAAGGTATGATGGATTTCAAGGAAGTGAAATGCATTCCAGCAAAACCCCTGACAACCACGTTGAT GCTGTCTTAACAAAACTCTGTGGATGTGATAAGCAGCTTCAGGCTCTTTGTGTAGAACTGTCTCATTTGCAAGTGGAAAAG GAAAATCTTCAGGCTGCTCTTGAAGTGAGCCACATACAACGGGACGAATGCAAGTATACAGAGGCACAAATGAACCAGAAAGCCTTGCTACAGGAAGAGCTGGTCACCCTCAGAGCTAGAATATATGACGTGTCAATG GACATGGATTATGTGTGGTGCCAGTATGAGAGGATGGAATCTGAACTGGCAGTGTTTCGCTCTCAGCTTCAGCATGCATGCCACTATGGCCTACATCAG GAGCAGCACAAAGCACAAAAGCAACTGTGGATGATGGAGGACATTCTGTGTGGGCTGAGAGACAGCAGAAATCACTACAGACTAGTATTAGGACTGCATGACCAGCCAG GTGAAGAACTAACTGGACACAATGTG GAAGTAGAGTTGAATGCCCCATTTGCTCCCCCTCTGACTCATGACCTTTGGACAACCAGCCCAAATATATGTAGG GCTGCAAGATGTGATTCGCATATCTATAGCAAACCATTTTCTTGCTACCAAGAACAGAAACAGGATGACTGGAATCAAG GTAATAAAATTCATACCTGGCCATCAGCAGATCCAACTGTGAACATTACTAGAATGAATAACACATACAAAAAGGATTGCAGA AAGGAAATGAGAGAGCAAGAACAAACCGAGGGAATGATGAGTTATGAGGAAAGGACTGATACCCAGAGGGAAGCATCTGTATCCAAACCCTCTGCTGCCGAACATGATTGGAGATCCGATTTGGATGAAGCCACAGCTTTGCCCCTCAGGGTGACACGTGTCATCACAGCAACTCTGCCCTCTACACTCATTGCACATCGAGTCTCTGTGCAGGACCCACCGTTTGAACTGGTTAATCCACTCCCAGAGCAAATACCCCAAATGCTGCCTAAAAGGGCTCCAAGTAAACCCACACGGATGTCTTCTCAATACACTGGTCTCAGGttacaagaagaagaaaaaagtgaTATGACAGCTCAGAGAGCAGTAAAATTGACACGACAAAGGAATGAATTATCTGGTAGAGAAGCATCTCAACAAAGCAGAAGACAGTCCACAACATCAAAAGAACCAAGGCAGGGCCAGGAAGTCGATGGGAATGTGAATCCAAACTGTGAAGAAAGAAGAGATCAG AGAGAAGCCAAACTGAAGCGAGTTGAGCGTATTAGACAGAGAGTCATCAGAAG TGCCTCTAGAGAGAACCATGTCCAGACTGGCAATCGTCCTACAGTTAATCCCATACACCAAGAAAATAAGTTGTCAG GTTCTGAAGGGCAAGTATTCCAAAGCACCTCTTCAAATATTCATGCTGGCGACActgaaaaatctgtcaaatcCTTGGATTCTTGCCATGGTCCACAAAAAAATCTTAACCATGAAATTAGCAACAATTTATCAGCTCAAAACATGGCTCTAACCAATGAGGTTGGTTCAACAGAGAAGCCTTCACCATCCAACAATAACCGATCTGAATGGTTCCTGACAACTTGTGAATGGCAGGGATTTAAACCCTTAGTCAGTTCTGGATTTGAATCATTTTGTTATGATGATACAACTATGGCTGAACTGGGGGATTTGTCAGACCACTCATCAGCCACCCAACAAGATTCAGCTAATAAACAATTAAACTCAAGAAAGATTCACATATCAGGAGCAAGACCCAGGGGCAAGGACAATAGAGTAGAATTACTCAATGAGGCATATGTAAGTCAGGATAAAAAGGAAAGAATAGGGAAGTTATGTGACATGACCACACTTCCatcaatgtcagtagtaatgaCACCAACTGCAAATTGCAGTTGTGATAGTAAAAATAGTAGTCTGACCAAAAATGAGAATAACAAATGTCCTACCGATCCAGTGGTGTCATCTGTATCATCAGAAAAATGTTTACATCACCAGCTAAACCTTGAGTTGTCTGTTTATGAGGAGATTCCACATGTTGATGATTCTTCACAAAGAGAAAACTCAAAAAATTACAAAAATGTTAATTCATTAGCAACTGAACACTCAGGACATGAGAAGCAAGAGCGAAAAGATAAATGTGTAGATGGAGTTATTGTGGATGTCATGACAGAGAAAAATGAATGTACACAAAGTGAGACAGTGTCATGCATTCCTGAAAATAGCCAAAGCAAAATTCAATCAAAAAGTAATCAGCCAGTCTACTGTGCCATAGCTATGAATGGACTGGAAAATCACAGTCCTTCATTTCTTTGGAGTAAGGTTACTGTGGACAGCACTAGTTTATAA
- the si:ch211-234p6.5 gene encoding uncharacterized protein si:ch211-234p6.5 isoform X6 translates to MWWTSNEHSTERMDEQDRLSQASSVVTISSFPVRPQTGEEKVQTFGKRCYAVKRDPNCPVVIRGWLYKKDSMGLKLWKRRWFVLSEYCLFYYKDSREETVLGSIPLPSYNVLFCTPRECKNRKYTFKVVHKGMRTYFFSADTQEDMLGWVRAISQSASMDTDTTISKRCSSYQDFTEVDSTEFVHTHHNTSMRDVQTSKKTTEASTKHQGERAESQIENGGKKKIVQRRGQLDSRPHTPVGRVDIRPNNDLPPIPPSNKQTFGVERHAHKGSVSSQLPPLPSSRPSPNLGNPHYQSFRSQSYVCQHPATLSERYDGFQGSEMHSSKTPDNHVDAVLTKLCGCDKQLQALCVELSHLQVEKENLQAALEVSHIQRDECKYTEAQMNQKALLQEELVTLRARIYDVSMDMDYVWCQYERMESELAVFRSQLQHACHYGLHQEQHKAQKQLWMMEDILCGLRDSRNHYRLVLGLHDQPGEELTGHNVEVELNAPFAPPLTHDLWTTSPNICRAARCDSHIYSKPFSCYQEQKQDDWNQGNKIHTWPSADPTVNITRMNNTYKKDCRKEMREQEQTEGMMSYEERTDTQREASVSKPSAAEHDWRSDLDEATALPLRVTRVITATLPSTLIAHRVSVQDPPFELVNPLPEQIPQMLPKRAPSKPTRMSSQYTGLRLQEEEKSDMTAQRAVKLTRQRNELSGREASQQSRRQSTTSKEPRQGQEVDGNVNPNCEERRDQNSDLNLRPEQREAKLKRVERIRQRVIRSASRENHVQTGNRPTVNPIHQENKLSGSEGQVFQSTSSNIHAGDTEKSVKSLDSCHGPQKNLNHEISNNLSAQNMALTNEVGSTEKPSPSNNNRSEWFLTTCEWQGFKPLVSSGFESFCYDDTTMAELGDLSDHSSATQQDSANKQLNSRKIHISGARPRGKDNRVELLNEAYVSQDKKERIGKLCDMTTLPSMSVVMTPTANCSCDSKNSSLTKNENNKCPTDPVVSSVSSEKCLHHQLNLELSVYEEIPHVDDSSQRENSKNYKNVNSLATEHSGHEKQERKDKCVDGVIVDVMTEKNECTQSETVSCIPENSQSKIQSKSNQPVYCAIAMNGLENHSPSFLWSKVTVDSTSL, encoded by the exons AATGGATGAACAAGATAGATTGAGTCAGGCCTCCAGTGTGGTAACCATTTCTTCATTTCCTGTGAGGCCCCAG ACAGGTGAAGAGAAAGTTCAGACGTTTGGGAAAAGATGTTATGCAGTAAAAAGAGATCCTAACTGCCCTGTGGTAATCAGAGGATGGCTCTATAAAAAG GACAGTATGGGACTGAAGTTGTGGAAGCGAAGATGGTTTGTGCTCTCAGAATACTGTCTGTTCTACTATAAAG ACAGCAGGGAGGAGACGGTTTTGGGCAGCATCCCTCTGCCAAGCTACAATGTTCTCTTCTGTACCCCAAGAGAATGCAAGAACCGGAAATACACGTTTAAA gTAGTACATAAAGGCATGCGCACCTACTTCTTCAGTGCAGACACCCAGGAGGATATGCTGGGCTGGGTCAGAGCTATCAGCCAATCAGCAAGCATGGATACAGATACCACCATTTCTAA GCGTTGCTCTAGTTACCAAGACTTCACAGAGGTAGACAGCACTGAGTTTGTGCATACTCATCATAATACATCTATGAGAGATGTACAAACCAGCAAAAAAACGACTGAAGCATCAACTAAGCATCAAGGGGAAAGAGCAGAATCTCAGATAGAGAATGGAGGGAAAAAGAAGATTGTGCAAAGAAG GGGTCAACTAGACTCACGTCCCCACACTCCAGTTGGGAGAGTTGACATTAGACCTAATAATGACCTGCCACCAATACCACCttccaacaaacaaacatttggtgtggagagacatgcacacaag GGATCTGTGAGCAGCCAGTTGCCACCTTTACCATCTTCCCGACCCTCCCCTAATTTAGGAAACCCACATTATCAGTCCTTTCGCAGTCAGTcatatgtatgccaacatccAGCAACTCTG tctgaAAGGTATGATGGATTTCAAGGAAGTGAAATGCATTCCAGCAAAACCCCTGACAACCACGTTGAT GCTGTCTTAACAAAACTCTGTGGATGTGATAAGCAGCTTCAGGCTCTTTGTGTAGAACTGTCTCATTTGCAAGTGGAAAAG GAAAATCTTCAGGCTGCTCTTGAAGTGAGCCACATACAACGGGACGAATGCAAGTATACAGAGGCACAAATGAACCAGAAAGCCTTGCTACAGGAAGAGCTGGTCACCCTCAGAGCTAGAATATATGACGTGTCAATG GACATGGATTATGTGTGGTGCCAGTATGAGAGGATGGAATCTGAACTGGCAGTGTTTCGCTCTCAGCTTCAGCATGCATGCCACTATGGCCTACATCAG GAGCAGCACAAAGCACAAAAGCAACTGTGGATGATGGAGGACATTCTGTGTGGGCTGAGAGACAGCAGAAATCACTACAGACTAGTATTAGGACTGCATGACCAGCCAG GTGAAGAACTAACTGGACACAATGTG GAAGTAGAGTTGAATGCCCCATTTGCTCCCCCTCTGACTCATGACCTTTGGACAACCAGCCCAAATATATGTAGG GCTGCAAGATGTGATTCGCATATCTATAGCAAACCATTTTCTTGCTACCAAGAACAGAAACAGGATGACTGGAATCAAG GTAATAAAATTCATACCTGGCCATCAGCAGATCCAACTGTGAACATTACTAGAATGAATAACACATACAAAAAGGATTGCAGA AAGGAAATGAGAGAGCAAGAACAAACCGAGGGAATGATGAGTTATGAGGAAAGGACTGATACCCAGAGGGAAGCATCTGTATCCAAACCCTCTGCTGCCGAACATGATTGGAGATCCGATTTGGATGAAGCCACAGCTTTGCCCCTCAGGGTGACACGTGTCATCACAGCAACTCTGCCCTCTACACTCATTGCACATCGAGTCTCTGTGCAGGACCCACCGTTTGAACTGGTTAATCCACTCCCAGAGCAAATACCCCAAATGCTGCCTAAAAGGGCTCCAAGTAAACCCACACGGATGTCTTCTCAATACACTGGTCTCAGGttacaagaagaagaaaaaagtgaTATGACAGCTCAGAGAGCAGTAAAATTGACACGACAAAGGAATGAATTATCTGGTAGAGAAGCATCTCAACAAAGCAGAAGACAGTCCACAACATCAAAAGAACCAAGGCAGGGCCAGGAAGTCGATGGGAATGTGAATCCAAACTGTGAAGAAAGAAGAGATCAG AACTCAGACCTTAATCTTCGCCCTGAGCAGAGAGAAGCCAAACTGAAGCGAGTTGAGCGTATTAGACAGAGAGTCATCAGAAG TGCCTCTAGAGAGAACCATGTCCAGACTGGCAATCGTCCTACAGTTAATCCCATACACCAAGAAAATAAGTTGTCAG GTTCTGAAGGGCAAGTATTCCAAAGCACCTCTTCAAATATTCATGCTGGCGACActgaaaaatctgtcaaatcCTTGGATTCTTGCCATGGTCCACAAAAAAATCTTAACCATGAAATTAGCAACAATTTATCAGCTCAAAACATGGCTCTAACCAATGAGGTTGGTTCAACAGAGAAGCCTTCACCATCCAACAATAACCGATCTGAATGGTTCCTGACAACTTGTGAATGGCAGGGATTTAAACCCTTAGTCAGTTCTGGATTTGAATCATTTTGTTATGATGATACAACTATGGCTGAACTGGGGGATTTGTCAGACCACTCATCAGCCACCCAACAAGATTCAGCTAATAAACAATTAAACTCAAGAAAGATTCACATATCAGGAGCAAGACCCAGGGGCAAGGACAATAGAGTAGAATTACTCAATGAGGCATATGTAAGTCAGGATAAAAAGGAAAGAATAGGGAAGTTATGTGACATGACCACACTTCCatcaatgtcagtagtaatgaCACCAACTGCAAATTGCAGTTGTGATAGTAAAAATAGTAGTCTGACCAAAAATGAGAATAACAAATGTCCTACCGATCCAGTGGTGTCATCTGTATCATCAGAAAAATGTTTACATCACCAGCTAAACCTTGAGTTGTCTGTTTATGAGGAGATTCCACATGTTGATGATTCTTCACAAAGAGAAAACTCAAAAAATTACAAAAATGTTAATTCATTAGCAACTGAACACTCAGGACATGAGAAGCAAGAGCGAAAAGATAAATGTGTAGATGGAGTTATTGTGGATGTCATGACAGAGAAAAATGAATGTACACAAAGTGAGACAGTGTCATGCATTCCTGAAAATAGCCAAAGCAAAATTCAATCAAAAAGTAATCAGCCAGTCTACTGTGCCATAGCTATGAATGGACTGGAAAATCACAGTCCTTCATTTCTTTGGAGTAAGGTTACTGTGGACAGCACTAGTTTATAA
- the si:ch211-234p6.5 gene encoding uncharacterized protein si:ch211-234p6.5 isoform X1 — protein sequence MWWTSNEHSTERMDEQDRLSQASSVVTISSFPVRPQTGEEKVQTFGKRCYAVKRDPNCPVVIRGWLYKKDSMGLKLWKRRWFVLSEYCLFYYKDSREETVLGSIPLPSYNVLFCTPRECKNRKYTFKVVHKGMRTYFFSADTQEDMLGWVRAISQSASMDTDTTISKRCSSYQDFTEVDSTEFVHTHHNTSMRDVQTSKKTTEASTKHQGERAESQIENGGKKKIVQRSELSNKEQTDECCPPFLSVPKYFPSCPQSLSSRGQLDSRPHTPVGRVDIRPNNDLPPIPPSNKQTFGVERHAHKGSVSSQLPPLPSSRPSPNLGNPHYQSFRSQSYVCQHPATLSERYDGFQGSEMHSSKTPDNHVDAVLTKLCGCDKQLQALCVELSHLQVEKENLQAALEVSHIQRDECKYTEAQMNQKALLQEELVTLRARIYDVSMDMDYVWCQYERMESELAVFRSQLQHACHYGLHQEQHKAQKQLWMMEDILCGLRDSRNHYRLVLGLHDQPGEELTGHNVEVELNAPFAPPLTHDLWTTSPNICRAARCDSHIYSKPFSCYQEQKQDDWNQGNKIHTWPSADPTVNITRMNNTYKKDCRKEMREQEQTEGMMSYEERTDTQREASVSKPSAAEHDWRSDLDEATALPLRVTRVITATLPSTLIAHRVSVQDPPFELVNPLPEQIPQMLPKRAPSKPTRMSSQYTGLRLQEEEKSDMTAQRAVKLTRQRNELSGREASQQSRRQSTTSKEPRQGQEVDGNVNPNCEERRDQNSDLNLRPEQREAKLKRVERIRQRVIRSASRENHVQTGNRPTVNPIHQENKLSGSEGQVFQSTSSNIHAGDTEKSVKSLDSCHGPQKNLNHEISNNLSAQNMALTNEVGSTEKPSPSNNNRSEWFLTTCEWQGFKPLVSSGFESFCYDDTTMAELGDLSDHSSATQQDSANKQLNSRKIHISGARPRGKDNRVELLNEAYVSQDKKERIGKLCDMTTLPSMSVVMTPTANCSCDSKNSSLTKNENNKCPTDPVVSSVSSEKCLHHQLNLELSVYEEIPHVDDSSQRENSKNYKNVNSLATEHSGHEKQERKDKCVDGVIVDVMTEKNECTQSETVSCIPENSQSKIQSKSNQPVYCAIAMNGLENHSPSFLWSKVTVDSTSL from the exons AATGGATGAACAAGATAGATTGAGTCAGGCCTCCAGTGTGGTAACCATTTCTTCATTTCCTGTGAGGCCCCAG ACAGGTGAAGAGAAAGTTCAGACGTTTGGGAAAAGATGTTATGCAGTAAAAAGAGATCCTAACTGCCCTGTGGTAATCAGAGGATGGCTCTATAAAAAG GACAGTATGGGACTGAAGTTGTGGAAGCGAAGATGGTTTGTGCTCTCAGAATACTGTCTGTTCTACTATAAAG ACAGCAGGGAGGAGACGGTTTTGGGCAGCATCCCTCTGCCAAGCTACAATGTTCTCTTCTGTACCCCAAGAGAATGCAAGAACCGGAAATACACGTTTAAA gTAGTACATAAAGGCATGCGCACCTACTTCTTCAGTGCAGACACCCAGGAGGATATGCTGGGCTGGGTCAGAGCTATCAGCCAATCAGCAAGCATGGATACAGATACCACCATTTCTAA GCGTTGCTCTAGTTACCAAGACTTCACAGAGGTAGACAGCACTGAGTTTGTGCATACTCATCATAATACATCTATGAGAGATGTACAAACCAGCAAAAAAACGACTGAAGCATCAACTAAGCATCAAGGGGAAAGAGCAGAATCTCAGATAGAGAATGGAGGGAAAAAGAAGATTGTGCAAAGAAG TGAGCTGTCAAACAAAGAACAGACTGATGAATGCTGCCCACCCTTCCTCTCTGTTCCAAAATACTTTCCCTCCTGTCCACAATCCCTGAGCTCCAGGGGTCAACTAGACTCACGTCCCCACACTCCAGTTGGGAGAGTTGACATTAGACCTAATAATGACCTGCCACCAATACCACCttccaacaaacaaacatttggtgtggagagacatgcacacaag GGATCTGTGAGCAGCCAGTTGCCACCTTTACCATCTTCCCGACCCTCCCCTAATTTAGGAAACCCACATTATCAGTCCTTTCGCAGTCAGTcatatgtatgccaacatccAGCAACTCTG tctgaAAGGTATGATGGATTTCAAGGAAGTGAAATGCATTCCAGCAAAACCCCTGACAACCACGTTGAT GCTGTCTTAACAAAACTCTGTGGATGTGATAAGCAGCTTCAGGCTCTTTGTGTAGAACTGTCTCATTTGCAAGTGGAAAAG GAAAATCTTCAGGCTGCTCTTGAAGTGAGCCACATACAACGGGACGAATGCAAGTATACAGAGGCACAAATGAACCAGAAAGCCTTGCTACAGGAAGAGCTGGTCACCCTCAGAGCTAGAATATATGACGTGTCAATG GACATGGATTATGTGTGGTGCCAGTATGAGAGGATGGAATCTGAACTGGCAGTGTTTCGCTCTCAGCTTCAGCATGCATGCCACTATGGCCTACATCAG GAGCAGCACAAAGCACAAAAGCAACTGTGGATGATGGAGGACATTCTGTGTGGGCTGAGAGACAGCAGAAATCACTACAGACTAGTATTAGGACTGCATGACCAGCCAG GTGAAGAACTAACTGGACACAATGTG GAAGTAGAGTTGAATGCCCCATTTGCTCCCCCTCTGACTCATGACCTTTGGACAACCAGCCCAAATATATGTAGG GCTGCAAGATGTGATTCGCATATCTATAGCAAACCATTTTCTTGCTACCAAGAACAGAAACAGGATGACTGGAATCAAG GTAATAAAATTCATACCTGGCCATCAGCAGATCCAACTGTGAACATTACTAGAATGAATAACACATACAAAAAGGATTGCAGA AAGGAAATGAGAGAGCAAGAACAAACCGAGGGAATGATGAGTTATGAGGAAAGGACTGATACCCAGAGGGAAGCATCTGTATCCAAACCCTCTGCTGCCGAACATGATTGGAGATCCGATTTGGATGAAGCCACAGCTTTGCCCCTCAGGGTGACACGTGTCATCACAGCAACTCTGCCCTCTACACTCATTGCACATCGAGTCTCTGTGCAGGACCCACCGTTTGAACTGGTTAATCCACTCCCAGAGCAAATACCCCAAATGCTGCCTAAAAGGGCTCCAAGTAAACCCACACGGATGTCTTCTCAATACACTGGTCTCAGGttacaagaagaagaaaaaagtgaTATGACAGCTCAGAGAGCAGTAAAATTGACACGACAAAGGAATGAATTATCTGGTAGAGAAGCATCTCAACAAAGCAGAAGACAGTCCACAACATCAAAAGAACCAAGGCAGGGCCAGGAAGTCGATGGGAATGTGAATCCAAACTGTGAAGAAAGAAGAGATCAG AACTCAGACCTTAATCTTCGCCCTGAGCAGAGAGAAGCCAAACTGAAGCGAGTTGAGCGTATTAGACAGAGAGTCATCAGAAG TGCCTCTAGAGAGAACCATGTCCAGACTGGCAATCGTCCTACAGTTAATCCCATACACCAAGAAAATAAGTTGTCAG GTTCTGAAGGGCAAGTATTCCAAAGCACCTCTTCAAATATTCATGCTGGCGACActgaaaaatctgtcaaatcCTTGGATTCTTGCCATGGTCCACAAAAAAATCTTAACCATGAAATTAGCAACAATTTATCAGCTCAAAACATGGCTCTAACCAATGAGGTTGGTTCAACAGAGAAGCCTTCACCATCCAACAATAACCGATCTGAATGGTTCCTGACAACTTGTGAATGGCAGGGATTTAAACCCTTAGTCAGTTCTGGATTTGAATCATTTTGTTATGATGATACAACTATGGCTGAACTGGGGGATTTGTCAGACCACTCATCAGCCACCCAACAAGATTCAGCTAATAAACAATTAAACTCAAGAAAGATTCACATATCAGGAGCAAGACCCAGGGGCAAGGACAATAGAGTAGAATTACTCAATGAGGCATATGTAAGTCAGGATAAAAAGGAAAGAATAGGGAAGTTATGTGACATGACCACACTTCCatcaatgtcagtagtaatgaCACCAACTGCAAATTGCAGTTGTGATAGTAAAAATAGTAGTCTGACCAAAAATGAGAATAACAAATGTCCTACCGATCCAGTGGTGTCATCTGTATCATCAGAAAAATGTTTACATCACCAGCTAAACCTTGAGTTGTCTGTTTATGAGGAGATTCCACATGTTGATGATTCTTCACAAAGAGAAAACTCAAAAAATTACAAAAATGTTAATTCATTAGCAACTGAACACTCAGGACATGAGAAGCAAGAGCGAAAAGATAAATGTGTAGATGGAGTTATTGTGGATGTCATGACAGAGAAAAATGAATGTACACAAAGTGAGACAGTGTCATGCATTCCTGAAAATAGCCAAAGCAAAATTCAATCAAAAAGTAATCAGCCAGTCTACTGTGCCATAGCTATGAATGGACTGGAAAATCACAGTCCTTCATTTCTTTGGAGTAAGGTTACTGTGGACAGCACTAGTTTATAA